The following coding sequences lie in one Paenibacillus durus ATCC 35681 genomic window:
- a CDS encoding MFS transporter produces MHQSKRMILTIIIACQLIVVLDASIMITAIPQIGRSLHMTATSLTWVQNGYILPFGGFLLLGARAGDLLGRRRILNVGIGLFSLASMLAGLAPTAEFLLVSRAFQGFAAALATPAALALLSASFVEAKERSRAIAMYSAVSAAGGSIGLLLGGFFTDFLSWRVGMFINVPIGIALLYLVQRYIQKTGTRTGRFDFWGAIVSVIGMTALVYGFVQAAEKGWGKPETWISLAAGIILLAAFVLIEARATEPIIPLRLFANRQRSGAYLGRFLVVCGNFSLFFFIPQYLQNVLGFSSLEAGLAFLPFTGAQFGMMYLMPGLVHRFGNRKVLMAGLLLAIMGTLWISRIVAVQDQFFPQMFILLTIMGIGAGMVFQPLTALGLSGVDPHDTGAASGLINVAHQSGSSLGLAILISVFDAAIRTGQPSKMHFAHAISSSILGSVLFITSALIAALICFLPASQPTGEQALTDS; encoded by the coding sequence ATGCATCAGTCAAAACGGATGATTTTAACCATTATCATCGCATGTCAACTGATTGTTGTGCTTGACGCCTCCATTATGATAACGGCAATCCCTCAAATCGGCCGTTCGCTGCATATGACAGCGACCAGCTTGACCTGGGTCCAAAATGGCTACATTTTGCCGTTCGGCGGTTTCTTGTTGCTTGGTGCCCGGGCAGGTGACCTTCTGGGGCGCAGAAGAATACTTAATGTAGGCATTGGATTATTTTCGCTTGCCTCCATGCTGGCTGGTTTGGCGCCGACAGCCGAATTTTTGCTGGTTTCCCGTGCATTCCAAGGCTTCGCGGCTGCATTAGCAACGCCTGCTGCGTTAGCATTACTGTCAGCGAGCTTTGTTGAGGCCAAGGAACGTTCCAGAGCAATTGCGATGTACAGCGCGGTTTCGGCTGCAGGCGGCAGTATCGGTCTCCTACTTGGTGGATTTTTCACCGATTTTTTGTCTTGGCGCGTCGGGATGTTTATCAATGTACCCATTGGGATTGCTTTGCTGTATTTGGTACAGAGGTATATACAGAAAACAGGTACGAGGACCGGACGTTTTGATTTTTGGGGTGCGATTGTCTCCGTCATCGGCATGACTGCGTTGGTATACGGCTTTGTTCAGGCTGCCGAGAAAGGTTGGGGGAAACCCGAAACATGGATTTCGCTTGCAGCCGGGATTATTTTGTTAGCAGCATTCGTTCTTATTGAAGCCCGGGCAACGGAGCCGATCATCCCGCTCCGATTGTTTGCGAACCGCCAGCGGTCCGGAGCCTATCTTGGAAGGTTCCTCGTGGTGTGCGGGAATTTTTCACTCTTTTTCTTTATCCCTCAGTATTTGCAAAACGTGCTCGGTTTCAGCTCACTGGAAGCAGGTTTAGCCTTCCTACCATTTACAGGCGCCCAGTTCGGGATGATGTATTTGATGCCCGGGTTGGTGCACCGTTTTGGAAATAGGAAAGTCCTGATGGCCGGTTTGCTATTAGCCATCATGGGTACCCTCTGGATAAGCCGGATCGTTGCCGTGCAAGACCAGTTCTTTCCGCAAATGTTCATCCTCTTGACGATCATGGGCATTGGCGCCGGCATGGTTTTCCAACCGCTTACCGCTTTGGGGCTCTCAGGTGTGGATCCTCACGATACCGGTGCAGCTTCGGGTCTCATTAATGTTGCGCATCAAAGCGGATCCTCGTTGGGACTGGCTATTCTCATATCCGTATTTGATGCAGCTATCCGTACGGGTCAACCTTCAAAGATGCATTTCGCTCATGCTATATCGAGCTCCATATTGGGATCAGTGTTATTTATAACGTCTGCTCTTATTGCGGCGCTGATCTGTTTTCTTCCGGCAAGCCAACCCACAGGAGAACAAGCATTAACTGATTCATGA
- a CDS encoding SDR family NAD(P)-dependent oxidoreductase: MNLHNKVVLVTGGGTGIGRAACLGLADRKAIVAVNYSRSRDEAHETVKMIQEKGGTAIAIQADVSKDTEVRQMIEQIVQQFGTVNALVNNAGITSHNSLGDLEAATEEVWDRLYDVNVKGMFYCARAAAPYFKKEGQGAIVNLGSIAGQTGSGSSLPYAVSKAAVHGLTKSLARALAPEVRVNCVVPGAVATRWWAGKEEQMKQLAPNLLLQHISTPEDIAGFICAVLEQESMTGQIITVDSGQTL, encoded by the coding sequence ATGAATCTGCACAATAAAGTTGTGTTAGTGACTGGCGGAGGAACAGGGATTGGCAGGGCCGCTTGTCTGGGGCTTGCTGATCGAAAAGCGATCGTTGCGGTCAATTATTCACGTTCCAGGGACGAAGCTCACGAGACGGTAAAGATGATCCAAGAGAAAGGCGGCACAGCCATCGCCATTCAGGCTGATGTCTCTAAAGATACGGAAGTACGCCAAATGATTGAACAGATTGTCCAGCAGTTCGGAACGGTGAATGCGCTCGTTAATAACGCTGGGATTACATCGCATAATTCCCTGGGTGATTTGGAGGCGGCAACCGAAGAGGTCTGGGATCGGCTGTATGACGTGAATGTAAAAGGAATGTTCTACTGCGCAAGAGCAGCAGCCCCCTATTTTAAAAAAGAAGGACAGGGCGCCATTGTGAACCTGGGCAGCATCGCGGGACAGACCGGCTCCGGTTCCTCCCTTCCTTATGCGGTCTCCAAAGCTGCAGTTCACGGACTGACAAAGTCTTTGGCCCGTGCTCTGGCGCCGGAAGTCCGGGTCAACTGCGTCGTGCCGGGAGCCGTTGCCACCAGATGGTGGGCAGGCAAGGAAGAACAGATGAAGCAGCTCGCCCCCAATCTGCTCCTTCAGCACATCTCCACACCCGAAGACATTGCCGGGTTCATCTGCGCCGTACTGGAACAAGAATCCATGACCGGGCAAATCATTACGGTGGACAGCGGGCAGACATTGTAA
- a CDS encoding DUF421 domain-containing protein — MQAYIDILFRTIFAILLLLLAAKLLGKQTISNMTFHDFVTGITLGSITANLAFNDKLQWSHVALSLIVITVTSILLSVIALKSRKMRSWISGSPTTLIESGKILEENMRRVRYTMDSLDQALRGKGIFNIEEVNYAVLEDNGTVSVLKKDEYQYVTKKDLKLRPNAQAFPVELIMDGVLIEKNLENNGLTKKWLENELRRKGKRISDVFYAVRGTQQQLVFDFYKDGIQKPIDKE, encoded by the coding sequence ATGCAAGCCTATATAGATATTCTGTTTCGCACTATTTTTGCTATTTTGCTGCTTTTATTGGCAGCCAAACTACTCGGTAAACAGACAATTTCAAATATGACGTTTCATGACTTTGTGACCGGGATTACACTTGGGTCCATTACGGCTAACTTGGCGTTCAATGATAAACTGCAATGGTCACATGTGGCATTGTCGCTCATTGTCATTACCGTTACATCCATTCTTTTATCCGTCATTGCCCTGAAGAGCCGCAAAATGAGAAGCTGGATATCCGGTTCTCCAACCACGCTTATTGAAAGCGGGAAAATTCTTGAAGAGAACATGAGACGTGTAAGATATACGATGGACTCATTGGATCAAGCATTGAGGGGAAAAGGAATTTTCAACATAGAGGAAGTAAATTATGCGGTTCTTGAGGATAACGGAACGGTGTCGGTATTAAAGAAAGACGAGTATCAATATGTAACTAAAAAGGATTTGAAGCTTCGCCCGAACGCCCAAGCTTTTCCGGTTGAACTGATCATGGATGGAGTACTTATAGAAAAAAACCTGGAGAATAACGGACTGACCAAGAAGTGGCTGGAGAACGAACTCCGGCGCAAGGGGAAGCGGATCTCCGACGTATTCTATGCCGTAAGAGGAACGCAGCAGCAGCTCGTCTTTGACTTTTATAAAGATGGCATTCAAAAACCCATTGATAAAGAATGA
- a CDS encoding AraC family transcriptional regulator: MPEQRVDNQANFGKSVSIHKKALDQLIAMADRITLAEGRTPTIVPFLTIVRSSRETPKSQGVLTPSFCLILRGTKKLYLGQDIFHYSAGDYLASLIDMPAAAQVIDATEESPYIGLRVDFTSQEIASVVMEAEISTEPKEKNRSAGAFIGKSDAALLDIFFRLLKIVDKPKEVRFLSELIKREMIFNLLSGDFRHLFLQKALFDQKADGVGKAIHWIKENYERSFTIEELAKSCNMSISGLHHKFKAVTTMGPLQYQKQLRLLEARRLMLSGPMGATTAALTVGYESPSQFNREYRRLFGLPPLQDMKSLRKTSYAGGFEDS; this comes from the coding sequence ATGCCGGAACAAAGAGTGGATAACCAAGCTAACTTTGGAAAGAGTGTTTCTATTCATAAGAAAGCATTAGATCAGCTTATTGCTATGGCGGATCGGATTACCCTGGCGGAGGGACGGACGCCAACGATCGTTCCGTTTCTTACGATTGTCAGGAGCAGTCGTGAAACGCCGAAAAGTCAGGGGGTGTTGACGCCTTCTTTTTGCCTGATCCTTCGAGGGACTAAGAAGCTTTACCTTGGTCAAGATATCTTTCATTATTCGGCGGGGGATTATTTGGCGTCACTCATCGATATGCCGGCTGCCGCGCAAGTCATCGACGCTACGGAAGAATCGCCGTATATCGGTTTACGTGTCGATTTTACGAGTCAAGAAATAGCTTCTGTGGTCATGGAGGCGGAAATCAGCACGGAGCCAAAGGAGAAAAATCGGAGTGCCGGTGCCTTCATCGGAAAATCAGATGCCGCGCTGCTGGACATATTTTTCCGGTTGCTGAAGATTGTTGATAAGCCTAAAGAAGTTCGATTTCTGTCCGAGTTGATTAAAAGGGAAATGATTTTTAACTTGCTGTCAGGAGATTTTAGGCACTTATTTTTGCAAAAGGCGCTCTTTGATCAAAAAGCGGACGGAGTCGGAAAGGCCATTCATTGGATCAAAGAAAACTACGAACGCTCTTTCACCATTGAGGAACTCGCCAAATCCTGCAACATGAGTATCTCTGGGCTGCATCATAAATTCAAAGCCGTCACGACAATGGGGCCCTTGCAGTACCAGAAGCAGCTTCGCCTTCTGGAAGCGAGACGCCTCATGCTGAGTGGTCCCATGGGGGCAACGACAGCCGCTTTGACAGTAGGCTATGAAAGTCCGTCACAGTTCAATCGGGAGTATCGGAGGCTCTTTGGTCTACCTCCTCTCCAGGATATGAAATCGTTGCGAAAAACTTCATATGCCGGGGGATTTGAGGATAGTTAA
- a CDS encoding ABC transporter ATP-binding protein, with translation MIDKKVMISLKNITKKFGHATVVNQLNLDIYEGEMLTLLGSSGCGKSTTLNMITGSLTPDNGEIHIKGKDLTHVPSHKREIGLVFQNFALFPHMTVFEIVEFPLKIRKENKKERKVKVMEMLRLVQLDHLAKRYPRELSGGQQQRVGLARALIYQPKVVLFDEPLSNLDAKLREELRFEIMNLKDKLKFTSIYVTHDQEEALTLSDRIAVMKNGVIQQLGTPLEIYNEPQTPFVADFVGVSNKIVGQCVDKDNGHASIQSDGFQLKGLVKQDEIQKGDKVIIFIRPEDIQIGNEGSTEENILQGEVRNIVFSGERKECMVGAPEGETIRLYVNKQSDIAVGQRLFVHLPSDSCKIFKHEKMEVKR, from the coding sequence ATGATAGATAAGAAAGTCATGATTTCATTGAAAAATATTACAAAAAAGTTCGGACATGCTACGGTAGTGAACCAGCTGAATTTGGACATTTATGAGGGAGAAATGCTGACTCTTCTCGGGTCGAGCGGCTGCGGGAAATCAACCACGCTGAACATGATTACAGGCAGCTTGACGCCGGATAATGGAGAAATCCATATCAAAGGCAAAGATTTGACCCATGTTCCATCACATAAAAGAGAAATCGGTTTGGTCTTTCAAAATTTTGCCCTTTTTCCGCATATGACTGTTTTTGAGATCGTGGAATTTCCGCTGAAAATCCGCAAAGAAAATAAAAAGGAACGTAAAGTCAAAGTGATGGAAATGCTGCGTCTGGTCCAATTGGATCATCTGGCCAAACGATATCCGCGAGAATTATCTGGGGGACAGCAGCAGAGGGTTGGATTGGCAAGGGCTTTGATCTATCAGCCTAAGGTCGTGTTATTTGACGAGCCACTTTCGAATTTGGACGCCAAGCTGAGAGAAGAATTACGATTTGAAATAATGAATTTAAAAGACAAATTAAAATTCACTTCGATTTATGTCACTCACGATCAGGAAGAGGCGCTTACATTGTCGGATCGGATTGCCGTGATGAAGAATGGAGTCATTCAGCAATTAGGGACGCCTCTTGAAATATATAATGAACCGCAAACACCTTTTGTAGCAGACTTTGTTGGTGTATCTAATAAAATTGTCGGGCAATGTGTGGACAAAGATAACGGGCACGCGTCCATTCAAAGCGATGGTTTTCAATTAAAAGGCTTGGTAAAACAGGATGAAATACAAAAAGGGGATAAAGTAATCATTTTTATTCGGCCTGAGGATATTCAAATCGGCAATGAAGGTTCCACAGAAGAAAATATACTTCAAGGGGAAGTGCGGAACATCGTATTTTCAGGAGAAAGAAAAGAGTGCATGGTTGGCGCTCCAGAAGGGGAAACCATCCGGTTGTATGTGAATAAACAATCCGATATTGCCGTTGGACAAAGGCTGTTTGTACATCTTCCAAGCGACAGCTGTAAAATTTTCAAACATGAGAAAATGGAAGTTAAACGTTAA
- a CDS encoding Cfr family 23S rRNA (adenine(2503)-C(8))-methyltransferase encodes MKPVSKYERIRQVLSELKQPSYRYSQITEAIFKGKVGEFERMVILPKSLRVKLIQTLGPRVCSIFPVKELTSSQVSKVLFAVAGDEHIEAVRLHYERGWESYCISTQCGCGFGCKFCATGTIGLKRNLTADEITDQLLYFHLNGHSLDSVSFMGMGEALANPHIFDALNILTDPSLFRLGHRRITISTTGLLPGIDKLTREYPQVNLTFSLHSPFDDQRSELMPINDRFPVRDVLHVLDRHIRHTGRKVYIAYLLLRGVNDSTAHAKAVAELLRGRGTGEHLYHVNLIPYNSTEVTPESYRTSDSNQIDSFVRVLKSKGIKVTIRTQFGSDINAACGQLYGKE; translated from the coding sequence ATGAAGCCAGTCTCGAAATATGAAAGGATTCGCCAAGTATTGTCCGAGTTGAAGCAACCCTCATATAGATATTCACAAATTACAGAAGCGATTTTCAAGGGAAAAGTCGGCGAATTCGAACGGATGGTCATATTGCCCAAATCCCTGCGTGTAAAATTGATTCAGACGCTTGGTCCGCGGGTCTGTAGCATCTTTCCAGTAAAGGAACTCACATCGAGTCAGGTCAGCAAGGTGTTGTTTGCCGTAGCTGGCGACGAACATATTGAGGCCGTACGACTTCATTATGAACGTGGGTGGGAGTCCTATTGTATTTCCACACAGTGCGGCTGCGGGTTTGGGTGCAAATTTTGTGCCACCGGTACGATAGGTCTGAAACGAAATTTGACGGCCGACGAAATTACCGACCAATTGCTTTACTTTCACCTGAATGGTCACAGCTTAGACAGTGTCTCATTCATGGGTATGGGGGAGGCGCTCGCCAACCCGCATATCTTTGATGCTTTGAATATTTTGACCGATCCAAGCCTCTTTCGATTAGGACATCGACGAATTACGATTTCCACCACCGGTCTGTTGCCGGGAATCGACAAGTTGACACGGGAGTATCCCCAAGTCAATCTAACCTTTTCTCTGCATTCGCCGTTCGACGATCAACGGAGTGAGCTGATGCCGATCAACGACCGGTTTCCAGTCCGAGACGTCCTCCATGTATTGGATCGCCATATCCGACATACAGGGAGGAAGGTGTATATTGCTTATCTTCTACTCCGAGGAGTCAACGACTCGACGGCGCATGCGAAAGCGGTTGCTGAGTTGTTACGAGGAAGGGGGACTGGAGAACATCTTTATCACGTAAATCTGATTCCCTACAACTCAACCGAAGTTACTCCAGAAAGTTACCGGACATCTGATTCTAACCAGATCGATAGCTTTGTTCGGGTCTTGAAGTCAAAAGGTATCAAAGTGACCATCCGAACGCAATTCGGATCGGACATTAACGCGGCATGCGGACAGCTTTACGGTAAGGAATAA
- a CDS encoding Lsa family ABC-F type ribosomal protection protein, which translates to MSLIKVTNLTFAYDGNYDNIFENVSFQMDTGWKLGFTGRNGRGKTTFLNLLLGKYEYSGTISANVSFDYFPFHVENKANHTVDVVADIYPDYEYWQLQRELSLLKVTEDVLYRPFESLSNGEQTKVLLAALFLKENSFLLIDEPTNHLDLHARKLVSDYLNDKSGFILVSHDRAFLDNCVDHILAINKTNIEIQKGNFSDWWENKQRQDQFELAENDKLRKDIKRMSEAANRTSNWSHEVEKTKNGTRNSGSKVDKGYIGHKAAKMMKRSKSIEQRQQSAIEDRSQLLKNVESSESLKISQLAYHKHQLVELDRVSIHYAEKKVCHDVSFTVEQGDRIALSGPNGSGKSSLLKLICGEDIPYSGALRIGSQLKISYVSQDTSHLHGNLSEFARNSGIDESLFKSILRKLDFSRLQFEKDIASFSGGQKKKVLIAKSLSERVHLHVWDEPLNFVDVISRMQIEELLLKHAPTILFVEHDSEFCKHIATKIVELTD; encoded by the coding sequence ATGTCATTGATTAAAGTTACGAACCTAACGTTTGCCTATGATGGCAATTACGACAACATTTTTGAGAACGTTAGTTTTCAAATGGATACCGGTTGGAAATTGGGCTTTACTGGGAGAAATGGCCGGGGCAAGACCACGTTTCTCAATCTGTTACTTGGTAAGTACGAATACAGTGGAACGATTTCGGCTAATGTCAGCTTCGATTATTTTCCATTCCACGTTGAAAACAAAGCAAACCATACTGTCGACGTCGTCGCCGACATTTATCCGGACTATGAGTATTGGCAGCTTCAGCGCGAGCTTTCGCTTTTGAAAGTGACGGAGGACGTGTTATACCGACCTTTCGAATCGTTGTCAAACGGAGAACAAACGAAGGTGCTGCTGGCGGCTTTGTTTTTGAAGGAAAATAGTTTTCTGCTCATTGACGAGCCGACCAACCATCTGGACCTGCATGCTCGGAAGCTGGTTAGCGATTATTTGAACGACAAGAGCGGGTTTATTTTGGTGTCGCACGACCGGGCGTTTCTCGACAACTGCGTGGACCACATTCTTGCGATCAACAAGACCAATATCGAAATCCAGAAAGGAAATTTTTCCGATTGGTGGGAGAACAAACAACGGCAGGACCAATTCGAACTCGCCGAGAACGATAAGCTGAGGAAGGACATCAAGCGGATGTCCGAAGCGGCCAACCGGACGAGCAACTGGTCGCACGAAGTGGAAAAAACAAAAAACGGCACACGCAACTCCGGCTCCAAGGTAGATAAAGGTTACATCGGCCACAAGGCCGCCAAAATGATGAAGAGGTCCAAGTCGATTGAGCAAAGACAACAATCCGCGATCGAGGATAGATCCCAGTTGCTTAAAAACGTCGAAAGCTCGGAAAGCCTGAAAATTTCACAATTGGCTTATCACAAACACCAACTCGTCGAGCTTGACCGCGTATCGATTCATTATGCCGAGAAGAAAGTTTGCCATGACGTCAGCTTTACTGTCGAGCAAGGGGACCGCATTGCGCTCTCCGGTCCCAACGGTTCAGGAAAATCCAGTTTGCTCAAACTAATTTGCGGCGAGGATATTCCCTACTCCGGGGCGTTACGAATCGGGAGCCAACTGAAAATATCCTACGTTTCGCAAGACACTTCGCACTTGCACGGCAATTTGTCGGAATTCGCCAGAAACAGCGGGATTGATGAAAGCTTGTTCAAATCGATTTTACGGAAGCTCGATTTTTCGCGATTGCAATTCGAAAAGGACATCGCATCTTTTAGCGGCGGCCAGAAGAAGAAGGTGCTCATCGCGAAAAGCCTCTCCGAGCGGGTTCATTTGCATGTTTGGGACGAACCGCTTAATTTTGTCGACGTCATTTCCCGGATGCAAATCGAAGAGCTGCTTCTGAAGCACGCTCCGACCATCCTTTTCGTAGAGCATGACAGCGAGTTTTGCAAGCATATCGCGACAAAGATTGTAGAACTTACAGACTAA
- a CDS encoding ABC transporter permease, which translates to MNPITHSIRAVRTGKKVVIYAFLLGFALFILSPFAVIIVSAFGEGWFGARWLPESWGIRWFEWAFQMTDLMQVTMNSFMIAGLTIVISLLIGVPTAWAIGKRKLRAKELLIALILLPRMIPELTYALGTAKIFYTLDLINTHFGVALAHSTITIPYVVLIMSATFEALEQRVIDAGGVCGANWFQRFLYLVIPMSMPGILAAVIFVFVTSFNEFTLSMMTYGPQTVTLPIQTYLSIGDGYKEVASAISVILLIPSILILGVIVKQIKPENLSGGVKGL; encoded by the coding sequence ATGAATCCGATCACTCATAGCATTCGGGCCGTCCGGACGGGAAAGAAAGTCGTGATTTACGCGTTCCTTTTGGGATTTGCCTTGTTTATTTTATCGCCGTTTGCCGTCATCATCGTGTCCGCTTTCGGAGAAGGCTGGTTCGGCGCAAGGTGGCTGCCTGAATCATGGGGTATACGATGGTTCGAGTGGGCTTTTCAGATGACGGATCTGATGCAGGTCACGATGAATAGTTTTATGATTGCCGGATTAACGATAGTCATCAGTTTGTTGATCGGAGTTCCCACTGCTTGGGCTATAGGAAAAAGAAAGCTGCGGGCAAAGGAGCTGCTGATCGCTCTGATACTGCTCCCTAGAATGATACCGGAATTAACTTATGCGCTCGGAACGGCCAAAATATTTTATACATTAGATCTGATTAACACTCATTTCGGTGTGGCGCTTGCGCATTCCACCATTACCATTCCTTATGTTGTATTAATTATGTCCGCTACGTTTGAGGCTTTGGAACAAAGGGTTATCGACGCGGGCGGCGTTTGCGGGGCCAATTGGTTTCAGAGATTTCTATATTTGGTTATCCCTATGTCCATGCCCGGGATCTTGGCGGCGGTAATTTTCGTATTTGTGACTTCCTTTAACGAGTTTACTTTAAGTATGATGACTTACGGCCCGCAGACGGTCACTTTGCCGATACAGACGTATCTATCCATCGGAGACGGCTATAAAGAAGTAGCCAGCGCGATTTCCGTTATCCTGCTCATCCCTTCCATCCTCATCCTTGGTGTAATCGTGAAACAAATCAAGCCGGAAAATTTAAGCGGAGGAGTGAAAGGTTTATGA
- a CDS encoding MerR family transcriptional regulator, whose translation MGRIDSTTKTYLVGELAAATGVTVRTLQHYDNIGLLPTPGRTDGGRRYYTEEDMLCLEQIIFYKSLGLSLKEIRDKVVKHPTLSQIKQILNEHELVLYKKIEDAHASIAAIEACRTAIAAGNYPSWQLLTGFIRTLKNSSLIDWGQYTFNDAQKEILGKRFANEQDAFDLYHTWRVLALKAVTLAKSGASPDDPAAQDLAADCWKMVLEVTGGDADQIDTFAQVQGDRAAWPEGDRDLMDASQAFIDLAVKHYLASRSSDIDEHRGGSKINE comes from the coding sequence GTGGGACGCATAGACAGTACAACCAAAACCTATTTGGTCGGTGAACTGGCCGCGGCAACCGGTGTAACTGTACGAACCCTTCAGCACTACGATAATATCGGGCTTTTGCCAACACCCGGCCGTACCGATGGCGGACGACGTTATTATACCGAGGAAGATATGCTCTGTTTAGAACAGATCATCTTTTACAAATCTTTAGGACTTTCCTTAAAAGAAATACGTGACAAGGTGGTTAAGCACCCCACGTTATCTCAAATCAAGCAAATACTGAATGAGCATGAGCTAGTACTCTATAAAAAAATAGAAGACGCGCATGCAAGCATTGCGGCAATCGAGGCATGCCGGACGGCCATCGCTGCGGGAAACTACCCATCGTGGCAGCTGCTGACCGGATTTATCCGAACCTTAAAGAACAGCAGTCTGATCGATTGGGGTCAATACACGTTTAATGACGCCCAGAAGGAAATCCTCGGCAAACGATTTGCCAACGAACAAGACGCCTTCGATTTGTATCATACATGGAGAGTGCTGGCCTTGAAAGCCGTGACTCTTGCCAAGTCCGGGGCGTCGCCGGATGATCCAGCCGCGCAAGACTTGGCCGCAGACTGCTGGAAAATGGTTCTGGAGGTGACCGGAGGCGATGCCGATCAAATCGATACTTTCGCACAGGTTCAAGGAGACCGGGCAGCATGGCCTGAGGGAGACCGCGATCTGATGGATGCGTCACAAGCCTTTATCGACCTGGCGGTAAAGCACTATTTAGCATCCCGATCCTCAGACATCGATGAACACAGAGGAGGTTCGAAAATAAATGAATAA
- a CDS encoding alpha-L-fucosidase, with translation MNNTTYQPTQESLNTHPVPEWFEDAKFGVFIHWGLYSIPGFAPLGSLAETLKTDYDRALLNYPYAEGYWNAIKDPNTPSAQYHKEKYGSMPYQSFKEMFIDGLKKWDPSAWAKTFSDAGAKYVVIVSKHHDGYCLWPTEVKNPHEQDWFSKRDIIGELAEAVRKEGMRFGIYYSGGIDWTFRRRISRTFMDYSFSTPGGDYPEYADAQVRELIKRYRPDILWNDICWPTNQDTLFRLFAYYYEVVPGGVVNDRWKHATSANKIMGLKPVRAVMDIMVKQMIKKNPDIHSALVQPPIPHSDFATPEYTKYSEIQPKKWEMTRGIGNSFGYNRNERDENYASFETLLLDFLDAVSKNGNLLLNVGPRGEDAQIPVEQLSRLSKFGYWLKQNGDAVYGTRPWIRSAAVTETGEAVRFTAKDNNLYLMILGKLSGSKIKVKEVFIDGEACLLADGSPVRIERDGDDMVLTFTRQLDHLFVPVVQIQNMR, from the coding sequence ATGAATAATACAACCTATCAACCAACCCAGGAGTCCCTGAATACTCACCCGGTTCCAGAATGGTTCGAAGATGCCAAGTTTGGAGTGTTTATCCATTGGGGACTATATTCGATCCCTGGTTTTGCACCCTTAGGCAGTTTAGCGGAGACGTTGAAGACCGATTATGACCGGGCATTGCTAAACTACCCCTATGCCGAAGGCTATTGGAATGCGATCAAGGACCCTAATACACCATCGGCTCAATACCATAAAGAGAAGTATGGCAGCATGCCCTACCAAAGTTTTAAAGAGATGTTCATAGATGGACTAAAAAAATGGGACCCTTCCGCTTGGGCAAAAACTTTCAGCGACGCCGGCGCAAAATACGTAGTGATCGTTTCCAAACACCATGACGGTTATTGCCTATGGCCTACTGAGGTTAAAAATCCGCATGAGCAGGACTGGTTTAGCAAGCGTGACATTATAGGTGAATTAGCTGAAGCCGTAAGAAAGGAAGGCATGCGCTTTGGCATATACTATTCGGGCGGAATTGACTGGACGTTTCGGAGAAGAATTTCAAGGACGTTCATGGATTATTCATTTTCCACACCTGGCGGTGATTATCCGGAATACGCGGATGCCCAGGTCCGCGAGCTGATAAAGCGGTATCGCCCGGACATTTTATGGAACGATATCTGCTGGCCTACTAACCAGGACACATTGTTCCGCTTGTTTGCCTACTATTATGAAGTCGTTCCAGGCGGTGTGGTAAATGACCGATGGAAACATGCAACTTCGGCCAACAAGATTATGGGTCTGAAACCTGTACGGGCCGTGATGGACATTATGGTTAAGCAAATGATAAAGAAAAATCCCGATATTCACTCTGCCCTTGTACAACCTCCCATACCCCATAGCGATTTCGCTACACCGGAGTATACGAAATACTCGGAAATCCAACCAAAAAAATGGGAGATGACGCGCGGAATCGGAAATTCATTTGGCTATAACCGCAATGAACGCGATGAAAACTATGCTTCCTTTGAGACATTATTATTAGATTTTTTAGATGCAGTGTCCAAAAATGGCAATTTGCTGCTGAATGTAGGTCCTCGTGGTGAGGATGCGCAAATCCCCGTTGAACAACTAAGTCGGTTGTCAAAATTCGGATATTGGCTAAAGCAGAATGGTGATGCCGTCTATGGTACACGGCCTTGGATACGATCGGCAGCAGTCACCGAGACAGGAGAGGCTGTCCGATTTACTGCAAAGGACAATAATCTTTACCTGATGATCCTTGGGAAGCTCAGCGGATCGAAAATAAAAGTAAAAGAAGTATTCATAGATGGCGAGGCATGCCTCCTTGCTGATGGCAGTCCGGTAAGGATAGAACGAGACGGCGATGACATGGTCCTAACCTTCACACGGCAGCTTGATCATCTATTTGTGCCTGTTGTTCAAATACAGAATATGCGATAG